Below is a genomic region from Triticum dicoccoides isolate Atlit2015 ecotype Zavitan chromosome 5A, WEW_v2.0, whole genome shotgun sequence.
TCATCGACACGCTTCCGAACGAGTGCCGTTCTTAGCGGAGAACTCAGACAGTCCCATACCTGAACTGTGACCGGTACAATACGTTTGCCGTCGTGACACCAATATAGATGGGTGTGTGTTTAAATCAAATGATAGGATCATTCAAATACCAGTCAGAGACAAAACACTCATGACTTTTCGTGAGTTCCTCCAAAATACTCGGATTCCATCAACAAATGGATTATGAGGACAACACATCCCTTAACAAAGGATCAACAAAGATCAAGGTGCAACAATATAATCAAGTACTCAAGGAAGACAACAATAAGGCATGCAGGGAGTTTAGCAAAGCAGCTACTTGCCTTAGATAACAAGATTCCTCCTTGGAGATAATATTCTCCTAGCAAATAAATCCATCAATGTATAATCCAATAGTCGTACATATACTATACTAATATTCTCCGGACACACGGCTCAGTTCTTCACTCCAGCAGCACCTATACGCCCCATATAACTCCTCCATGTCttgtctctctctcactcacacgcTCTCTCTTCTTCTCACTTCTTTCGTTCTCTAGTAGATGGTTTGAAGCTGCAACAACCAGCAGCAGGAGGTCCTATTTATAGGGTTGATTGTGGGTTGAAAGCTAGCAAAATATCGCAGCCGCAGTGACCCTTccagctgacctttggagctggtaAAAAGATTTGGCTGCTGCCCCTACAGCTAGTGCAAAGGCCTAATCAACCTGGCCACCATAGGAAGAGTCCACGTATAGGACTAGAATGTCCAAGAGACTACATGCATGCCACGCCAACCTCTAGGTACACATAGATTTTTACTTAGCTAGCAAGGACAGTACACACGTGTGCATTCTCATTATTACATGCATGCACCTAGTTGAATATCTACCGGTCTATCATTTGTACCTGGTCCAATTCCATCTATTCAAATGCCATGTTAACCCCCTTATAGTTATCTACTACCACATACAAACACCACCAGGTGAGTGCAAGGATGATAGACTCACGTGCACAAATGCACACCCTATCTGATTGTGTGGTTATTCTATCTAATTTTTATTGCAGGGAGAAAAATGCATGTCTATTATATTTCTTTGAAACAATGCTCAATCATTTATTTAAACAAATAATACAGATTTAATTATTCATCTTAACTTAAGAACATAAAATAATAACCCTAAAAATCTGGGTTATTACAGACGTAGTTCGTCCTGGCGAGAGGCTCGGAGGTGTTGTAATTGAGGCTGGAGGTAATGGTGGCGGTGGAGGTTGACATGGCTGCGGGTTGATGGGTAGGGGATCAACTAGGAAGAACTAGGCGCTATAGGTTGTTACGTGGGGAATCGATGGAGAGGAACTAGATGTGATGGAAGGGCGtgctctgtataccatgtaaaGATCGATGGAAGCGTCTCAACCCCCGAATAGGGAGCCCGCAGGTGTATATATTGATGTATGCGTGAGATACAAGACATCCGGTTAGAGATATAACTGAACAGGAGTGTTACAGAGAGGGAGATCGAGATTACAGAGAGAGAGATCGAGATAGAGTCCAACATGTTTAAACTAGAAGAAAATACTATCCCTAGCTATGTATATGTGCCACGCAAGTCACCTGTTGATGCACTCAATATGTTCGTTTAACACCCGCCACGCGCCCTCTCACTGCTCTCCACCTCGCCACGCGCTTTCTGCCGCTCTCTCCCcgctttctcgcctcgccgccgacacgccaccaccgcgccaccatgccgccgcggagTTTCGGGCTACCgtggcgtccgcgcgcgcccctccgacaccttctccgccgagatccgatcCGGCgacatgcgcctcggcctcggcaccttcgacaccgtcCACGAgggcgcccgcgcgtacgacgcggcggcgtgatgCCTACGGCGGCCTCATAGGGACATGAACTTCCCGGAGGTGCTGATGCGGGAGCTAACGCCTCCCccgcggcttatcaccgacgaggatcgtcgccacaaccggaggcgggagcgccGTCTCGGCcttgccgagatggacgaggaagccatgacgCTGTGGCGTGACGCTTCCCGCAGGACGTCATCAACGAGCGCCAGTTCTATGCGCAAAAGAGGGCGGAGAGGAGGACGgaacgagccgcctatcgcgagtacAGGCGTATGCGGAAGGCGGCCTCTCAATTCAACATCgacctaggagcagcgtcgccctgggacttCGATGATGATCGGTACCTTGACGCTTTCATTGAGACGTCAGAGGAGGACATCATCGAGGcggagtcggaggaggaggaggacgacgacgaggagtagtttttTATCTATCGTTCATCTATCGTAGGAGGAGGCTATGAACTACCTATGTATCGTTTTATCTATCGTTTTTATCTATCTATGTACCTTTTATCTATCCATGCCTATCGTATCGAGTCGGAGCCGAATGTGTATCGAGTCGAAGTAGAAGGAGAAGAAATATAGCGCGTCTGCTGAAGCTGCGCGCGCAATTTTTTGCAGCGGCCGCATAAAAACTAGCTACGAAGGCGCTGTAAACATTTTTTTTAACGTGCcttttggagatgctcttacagtgTTATAAACTGAGCGGATTACAGATTACACTCGGCTTACGGCGAAACACAACTACGcacatgtttttcctgcgtttagtAACTGGGTTGACATCGATCATGGTGAATTTTATTAATGAACGCTATTCGATCTGTTGACAGTGACACCAAGCTAGAACATCGAACATACTAGACATCATACGGGCAGTGAAAAGCCCCGATGACAAACGCGCGACGATCATTCCGCCATTAAGCACCCCTGTTGTAAACATGGTGACGGGCAGCTGATTGGAGATGACCTCGTCCGCTGGCCATCCTTGTCGACGGGCGGCGGCCGGACCACCATGACGGGGCAGCTGGCGTGGTGCGCGCAGTAGTCGCTCACGCTCCCCAGGAACGCCCTGCAGCCAAAAGAATGAGCAATCGTACGTACGTGCATGTATCGCGATCAATCGTGAGACGGGCACACGTACGTAACGCACCTCCCGACGGCGCCGAGCccgcggctgccgacgacgagcaggCCGGCGCCCGCGTCCTCCGCGGCGCGGCACAGCGCCTCCCTCGACTCCCCCTCCAccagcaccgccgccgcgctcacCTGCGCAGCAGCCACGGCTTAAGTTGATGAGCCGACGGCGTGTGTCACAACTCACAAGGGCCTATATTGCTTTACATACCCCTCGTCCGTGGCAGACCCGCCTGGCCCTGTCGAGCAGGCTGCGCGCGCTCTCCTTGCGCGCCGCTCGCACCGACTGCATGATCTCCGGCGCGCCGTACACCGCTGACCCTGCGTGCGTGGTCAATCACATCATATCATATTCATATCAGCGCCGCTGATGTGCAGCAATGTCGCGCGAGGCGTGCCGTGATGTTGGTCGTCAGCTAGCTCACCTGGCCCGCCGACCGGGCACATGGCGTGGTGGAGCGGCTCCAGGGCGTGGACGAGCACGAGCTCATGCCGGGCCTCCTCCGTAGCCGGCTGATCGCCGGCGGGGAAAAGGGAGCGTAGCACCCAGTCTAGCGCGTGGTGGCTCCCGCCGCTGTCATCCAGCGCGACCACCACCTTCATCGTTCGCCTCTCTTGTTCTTGGTGTTTATTGACTCAGGTTGTCGCCGATGCGGCCGGTGCGGGAGCGTGTGGGTCATATATACGTGAATCCAAACCACGTAGTGCCGTGGAGAGGGAGAACGgacggagctgtggagcggtgggtcaTGGATGGCGGCGGCGAGACGACGAGGCGCCGTGCGCGCGTGGCATATCCATGCACGATCAAACGGCCGCGCGCCGCCGTGGCCCCGTAAGCGCCAAGCCGGCTCCACGCCACCATCTTGCTAGCTCGAGCCTTGAGCGGTACAGCCGCGTGCTCATAattatgcgtttggttgaaggtatgATATAAATGGATTGGAACCGTTCTGAGATTGAATCTTTGTAGCTCCAGAATGTTTCAGTTTATGTTCCTACCTATTGTCTGGATATACCAAGAGAGATCTACGGTCTAATGAGGCTACTATGAAATATTTACTCATGGGTGGGGCAAGCTCTTCTATTCTGGTTCATGATTTCTCTTAGCTATATGGTTCATCTGGGAGGCCTAAAATGGAACATGAAATGGAACAGGCGCCTGTGGCCCGGAAGCCTGATATCATAGCCTTTACGACGAACGGGGAACACTCATTGTTTACGGCATGGACTACCACGGTATCTAATCCTGTTCGCTCCCCATGCTTTCGCACCCCAGCGTCGGTAGGGACCCAGAGAGTTGCCTTCGCTTTTGGCGTTCCTTCGTAGATCTACAGATTTCACCCCTACACACGAAATTCCACTCTCCTCTGTCTCACTCAAGTGAATTGGTTCCACCAAAAAAACGGAATGCAGGGAATGACCTTAAGCTTCCATACGCAAGAGAAATGAAGACCACCTTCCTCATTAAATGGCTGGCAGACCTCCCTGTATACTTCCTTCATCCTAATCATCAGAGTGAACAGAAGACCCCCACGAAGGAAAGGTACTTGTTCGAGGAAAGAAAGCGTATTAGTGCTCTGGGCTAATCGGTCGGGTAGAAGCTCGTAACAAGAGCAAGCATTGGAGAAAGCGTATCCTCGCGAATATGGCAGGGCGGTACGCTCTGCTCTCTCGCGACCTCCACTCTAATCAAAAGACTAAAGGCCCCTACGAAAGATGAAAAAGGCGAGGACTGAAATGAGAAAGGGAATAGAAGTTAGGAAGACTACTGAGGTAGGGCGGCGGGTGAGCTCAACCTCGAACCAAACAAGCAACAGATTGAGCAACGGGGACTTTCACGAAATGAAAACGGGCGGCATCATCGTATGCTCGACATTAGTTGCCCTGGTGTATATCCCGGAGTACTCCTATGGCCGATCTGTCACCCATACATGAAGGCCGTGCTACAATGGCAATGACAATGGGAAGCAAGGCTGTAAGGCGGAGCGAATCGATTTGAATCATCTCGCTTTTCATTCATTTCAGCCACGCCATAATAGCCGCCACAATAAGAAAGAAGCAAGCGAAACAGCTAGAAGCGCTCGCTTTCAGTTTATGTGTTTGGCTTAATATAAGAGATGGTCTAATTATTTAGGATGGGACCACCTCTCATGTTCAAATGGTCATGCATACAAAGGGTGGCCGGCCAATTTCGTTGGGAGGAAAGGTTCAGCATCTTTGAGGCATATTCTTTTTTTTGACTCGAACCATTCaagtgctttataaccaaacatgtatATTTTTTGGACGATCCCAACCCATCTGTGaccacccttgcaaccaaacgTACTCTCTGAATTTACTTGAGGAGGTGTATCGAAGTGTTGAAATATATTACCCAGCTTTCTCCATCAGTTCGGATTTTTGGTTTAGTTGACTGAAGCATGAATTCAATATGAAGCGAGCTTTTCTATAAATGTATAACAAATCAAAATTAGGTGCATGTTTGATTTGCTTGATTCAGGAAACGTAAGAATAGAATAAGTGAGGATTACGATTACACGTTATGTCCATTCGAATCGTAGATGGGTTGtttgcaccaaagtttgattgATTAGGGCATCTTCAATGTTGACCCACAAATTTTCTTCTGCGTCTTTCCACAGACAAGGGACCAGTTCGCGGACGCGAATGTGGGGAAACGCCATCCAACACTACCCACAtaaattgcaaacatttttttcaaCAAACCGAATGAAATTCATGTAAACACAACGGATTTTATATAGACcgtatgaaattcattacattttggacATGTTTTAACTAAAATAGCTAAAACTATGTGCACGTCCGATCACGCGGAGCTCCATTCTCACGATACGGACACACTGCACTAGTCTATGCCTGGCAGCAGCGGATCCCTTGGTCTTCTTCATGTCTGGCAGCCCGCTTGTCGGACTGCCGTGAGCCTCGGAGGTATATTCTTTCTAAGTATCTTCCCTATGTTTGGCTGCGCCGCTCATCGGAGTGGTAAAGGGGTGCTTCAGTCATAGAGAGTTGGGGGCTTCACATCCGTGAAGCCTAGGCGGGTGTTGACGATGGCAGTGCCGCTCATCAGAGTGGAACCCTTGTGATGTGCTTCAGACAAAGGGGAAGGAGAGGACAATGACATGCGACCGGGCAAGGCACTGGTTGTGTACGCCTCCATAGGACCCAAGCAGTAGCGGCCTCCTAacaatgacatgtacctagggtagggtcataggcctgacctagacgccttacccaaggacactgccctagagtCAAAGACATTCAAGATACAACAGAAGAAACCGACTGAGTTCACCaaggagtgcaatccactcgaccttcAACCTCACTCGGAaaccccaattccattcgaccaacatgaagtcactcgaccatacaagaaaccactcggaatACGGAAGGCCTAAAGTCACTCAGGATGGTGACGATCAGGCGTTCACTctatagtcttaaagatcatttatagCTCTTTATAACTGgctttaccagtaacgccctgtcttaatgtacattgaaccctatgTAACGTGGGATGGTTGGGATCctcgcacactctatataagccaccccctcctctggcacaagggttcgcatcccCTATAACTCTCACGcataatccactcgaccaagcctccgggcaccgagacgtggggctattactttcttcaagaagggcatgaactcataaaccttgcgtgcacaaccttgccatagctaggatcttgcctcctcctacgtaccctctattctattgtcagacttactcccacgatagttggcgccgacCGGggaaggtgtcttagcgacttccgacgaggttgcaatttttctgatcttcatcatcatggtttccagcgGTGGTCTGCCTTTGGGCCGTGAGATTCGACTCGGCGCactcgttttcatcgccgacgactctgcctggctccaGAGGCCCCCCTCGACGTCGACGCCCTTCCCGTCCGTGGGGCGGCGCACTTCCGCGTGAGTGCTTGCAGCGTCCTCCTGCggtagccgtcgacccagtatcagccGGTACCTTCGTCGTCCACTCTCCACGTTGTACGCCGTCACAAGCGGTCTGGTCGATCACGGCTTCAGCGCTGGATAAAACATGCGGTGGTCCCCGCCacccccaagttgcggcaatcgagaccGATGAACCCTTCTATGGACtagtcgactggctccatagacactctatccgagtgcggaagcagcgaCCTCGCGACGGAGGTCCTTATGGTTGACTCTCGCCGCAGTACGCCTAGATACCGtcacagcggtggcggcggcgacgatgaTGGTCCGTCGAATGCTCACGATGAGTATGAACCCCAGGCCCTCACCTCGGAGCAAAGGGATGAGCTGCATCCCCATAACATGGAGGCGCTCCAGACCCCCATCGTGGGGGAGACTTCTGAGGCTCGGGCCCTGGATACCGCGCGCCTAGCCACCTTGGCCGAGCACGCGcgtctggagaaccttcagcattcACTCGATGGGCGAGCCCGTCGGTtgatccccgagtccagtcgacaaCAACTACATTTGTTTCCACCCGAGCCCCAGGTATAtcgcactccgattcagaatcttagagctacagcccgtatagcagagtcgattcagctgtCCCAATCAGAGGCCgggagaggtttgatgcagatccgagcgctgctccgggcagcaggtgaGCAAAACacagctgtttctcagtcgcgcaaCAAGATCCACAGCAGGTCCGTGGTAGCGGACATGGTCCAGTCGGCTCACGACCCAAGATCGCCTCTGTGGCGTGAGGGTCGTGGGCACCGCCGAGAGCAGTACCTGGGTCGGAGCCATGAGCAGTACGATCATCGACTCGGCCATGATGGCTGCCATCGAGTGCCAACGCCCCCTTCGTGGGGCGGATCGTATGTGCCCCGGCAGTACGATGACAGACGCCCGTACGGCGACGAGCGAAGGATCCCAGTTGACCCAAGAGAGCCCGGGTTTGATGCAAGATCAATTCTGGTACAAGGTCTGGTCGATAGAAACCGGGCACACAGAGAAGGACAAGATAGGAATCACCCGAGTGGCGGCAGAGTTCACGTGTCTGGGCCTGAATGTTTCAGTAGAGCCATTAGGCCTGCTGAGATTccgcccaacttcaggttggcaacgggAGTAAGCAAGTTTATTGGTGAGTCTAAGCTCGACACTTGGCTAGAGGATTACCAAGTGGTTgtgcagattggcggcggcaatgatgatgtagccatgaagcacctccccttgATGCTGGAAGGCTCAaccagagcttggttgaatcagttggctcctggaAGTATTTTCAGTTGGGAAGAGCtgacccgagtgtttgtcagaatgttcgagggcacttgcaaacgacCTGCTGGACTAACTGAGTTGCAACATTgcgtccagaaaccgaatgaaacttcgaaggattacatccagagatggaccacccttcatcatacagtggagaatgtgtcacagcatcaagcagtttgcgccttcaaggaaggcgttcggTACAGAGAGcttaacctgaaattcggtcggacaggagatatgaccctggcccgaatgatggaaatagccactcggtacgccAATGGCAAGGAAGAAGACCTACTCCGCAGTGGCAAGAACAaaccagtcgcccaggacaccggaggaggaaattccagtcggaagcagaaacgcAAGGCCGAAACTGCAGGTCCTGCTGAAGCTACAATTGTGAACCAAgggaagttcaaagggaagcccaaggggTCGTGGATCCCTaaaaagtgaaagatcaagcaGGTAATGATGTTCTTGATTTTCCATGCCACATACACACCAAAACAAATGCAGAGGGTAACTTGATTctgcccaagcataccactcgacagtgttgacTCCTGATTCAAAGCTTCAGAGAGGGTCAACCcagtgaaaaagaaaaagaatctgATAAGGAGGAGGACAAAGAGGGGGATGAAAGGTTATCCCAATGTCAATGCCACTTTAGTGATTTTTGCTGacatcgagagcaaaagtcgactggaaGTTATTAACagggaagtaaacatggttgctccagcAATGACAatgtatttgaagtggtcaaagaagcgttggtggtcgacccagtcattgggggcacccgactgaccaaagttctgatgaatggtggcagtggtttgaacattttATATGCTGAGACCCtccaagggatgggcattccgatgtccaaactcagccagagcaacatgcgattccatggagtcatcccaggaaagaaagccgactcACTCGGTTAGATCACTCTTGACGTGATTTTCGGCAGTTCAAAGAATTACCGTAAgaaaaagttgacattcgaggtggTCGACTTCCACAGTGCTTATCATGCAATTATGGATCGGCCtgcatatgctcgtttcatggctcgaccatgttacgtgtacctcaagctaGAAATGCCTGGCCCTAGAGGTGTGATCACAGTCACGGGGAATCGGCAGAGAGCAGAAGAGTGCCTCCAGGAGGGCTCAAAAATTGCCGATGAAAAGCTGGCAACAGTAGAAATGGAAGAATACAAGAAGACTGTagatctgagtgatttgttgcATGCTAAGAAGCTTgcttcagagtctgcatttcagtcgtccggtgaaacaaagtCTGTTCACATTCATCCGACcaaccccaacgctgctccgactcatatatcaacaacactcgacagcaaataggaagaagtgctcacccagttcctccgtgagaactgggacatcttcgcatggaaaccgtctgacatgccgggtgtacccaagggactggctgagcaccgtttgcgagtcgacccaaaagtaaaaccagtcaaagagtatctccgtcggtccgccgtggagaaaaggaaggccattggtgaggaagtggctcggcttctggcagctgagttcattcgagagatataccactctgagtggcttgccaatgtcgtcatggtccccaagaaagacgattcacttcgtatgtgcatcgatTTGAAACACATCAATCggtcctgcccgaaagatcatttccctctcccctaatcgaccagattgtcgattcaactgcggggtgtgagcgtttatcctttttggatgcgtattcagggtaccatcagatctgactgtatggacccgacgaaataaaaacgaccgtcatcaccccattcgggtgtttttgcgatgttaccatgccttttggtctcaagaatgctggcgccacattcatgtgcatgatttagaagtgtttgctcactcaaatcagtcagaatgtggaagtatacatggatgacatcgtggccAAGTCTCGTAAAGgtcccgacctactgactgaccttgctgaaacctttgccaacttgagaagatatgatatcaagcttaatccatcaaagtgcacatttggagtcccaggtggaaagttactcggtttccttgtttctgaacgagggatcgatgcaaaCCCAAAGAAGGTCCTCACTGGCTGTTTGGCTGCTTTGAGCCGATTTATCtcttgtctcggtgaaaaggcattgcctctttaccgattgatgaaaaaGTCTGACAAATTTGAGTGGACTCTTGAAGCCgaagcagcgtttgtagagctcaaagccctgctttccacccagccgatgcttgctgctccagttagcaaagagcctctactactATACATtgtagccactggacaagttgtcagcagaGTGCTCACagtcaagcgggaagaagaaggcaaagcctacaaagtttagtgcccagtatattatatttctgaagtcttgactccgtccaagcagagatatccacattatcaaaagcttgtctatggaatttacttgaccgcgaagaaagttgcacactattTTTTGGACCACTCGgtttcagtcgtcagcgacgctccattatcagaaattCTAAATAATAGAGATGGAACtgatcgagtggcaaaatgggcgatttaactccttccattggataaaaagtttgaggcaaagaaaccaatcaagtcccaagcaatagtagatttcctcgccgagtggattgaacagcagcaaccgactcagattcactcggagcattggactatgttcttcgatgggtctaatatgttgaatggctctgg
It encodes:
- the LOC119299429 gene encoding universal stress protein YxiE-like, producing the protein MKVVVALDDSGGSHHALDWVLRSLFPAGDQPATEEARHELVLVHALEPLHHAMCPVGGPGSAVYGAPEIMQSVRAARKESARSLLDRARRVCHGRGVSAAAVLVEGESREALCRAAEDAGAGLLVVGSRGLGAVGRAFLGSVSDYCAHHASCPVMVVRPPPVDKDGQRTRSSPISCPSPCLQQGCLMAE